A window of Spodoptera frugiperda isolate SF20-4 chromosome 17, AGI-APGP_CSIRO_Sfru_2.0, whole genome shotgun sequence contains these coding sequences:
- the LOC118273844 gene encoding uncharacterized protein LOC118273844, whose amino-acid sequence MADKREVSSDNPEEAYATRVQFEQQYYSLVAMARSLLSGSHDKSQRRDNKDSLPEKHSLSLEERACEESFYNNTKRKDDGRFAVTIPLKSDPSALGDSYGIAKRRFLSLEKRFELEHKFKSTYLDFMSIPMTIPRLQLCGTLLESRLCTKVKESLTLPVHRVRYWCDSSIMLGWLSTPPQQVKPFVRNLFNKIQGISSDSGWRYVPSMDNPAVLISRGLKADLISASALWWSGPQANTRSNLKFPFFNSSVDYGPILISDRKGRGSKPIKSYLCIFVCMATKAVHLELVTDLSKEAYKAALNRFVSRRGRPRTILSDNGTNFVGACNELYAFLQGSDVAFEIAQEGIEFRFAPAYTPHFNGLAEAAVRSAKHHLKRLLQLTHFTYEEMATCLTQIEAILNSRPLTPLSTNPLDFSALTPSHFLIGRSLMSVPNPQVTDASISRLERYQRVECIKQHFWKRFNIEYISNLQQKTKWPASTNGDIALGSLVLIKDKALPPLCWSLGRVAKVYPGSDGVTRVAELKTKRGTIRRGFNNICPLPL is encoded by the exons ATGGCGGACAA ACGTGAAGTTTCTTCTGACAATCCGGAAGAGGCATACGCGACGAGAGTCCAGTTTGAGCAGCAGTACTACTCGCTGGTAGCCATGGCGCGGAGTTTGCTGTCCGGGTCGCATGACAAATCTCAGCGTCGCGATAATAAGGATTCACTTCCCGAAAAGCATTCCCTTTCTTTAGAAGAACGGGCATGCGAAGAAAGcttttataataacacaaagCGTAAGGACGACGGTCGCTTTGCGGTTACAATACCTTTAAAGTCTGATCCTTCTGCACTAGGAGATTCATACGGTATTGCTAAACGCCGTTTTCTATCTTTAGAAAAAAGATTTGAACTCGAACATAAATTCAAATCTACGTACTTGGATTTTATGTCAATTCCAATGACAATTCCACGATTACAACTGTGCGGAACTCTGTTGGAATCCAGGTTGTGCACGAAAGTCAAAGAATCTCTCACGTTGCCAGTACACCGAGTTCGATATTGGTGTGACTCTTCAATAATGCTAGGATGGTTATCTACACCTCCTCAGCAAGTAAAGCCTTTCGTTCGAAATCTTTTCAATAAGATTCAAGGAATTAGCTCTGATAGCGGGTGGAGATACGTGCCGTCTATGGACAATCCGGCGGTTCTTATCTCTCGTGGCCTGAAGGCTGATCTTATCAGCGCTTCTGCCCTTTGGTGGTCAGGCCCGCAAGCCAACACCAGAAGCAACTTAAAATTTCCCTTTTTCAATAGTAGTGTCGACTATGGACCTATTTTGATATCTGACCGGAAAGGTCGGGGATCAAAACCAATTAAGTCCTACCTGTGCATTTTTGTATGCATGGCTACAAAAGCTGTGCACCTCGAACTTGTCACGGACCTTTCTAAAGAGGCTTACAAGGCTGCCTTAAACCGTTTTGTCTCTCGTCGCGGTAGGCCACGTACTATCTTGTCCGACAACGGCACAAACTTTGTCGGAGCGTGTAATGAATTATATGCATTTTTGCAGGGCTCTGACGTTGCATTTGAAATCGCTCAGGAAGGAATAGAGTTCAGGTTTGCACCGGCGTATACGCCGCACTTTAACGGTCTCGCTGAAGCTGCCGTTCGTTCAGCTAAGCACCATTTAAAGCGACTCTTGCAGCTTACTCATTTTACTTACGAGGAAATGGCTACATGCCTAACTCAAATAGAGGCAATTTTGAATTCAAGGCCCCTTACTCCTCTTTCCACTAATCCTCTCGATTTCTCTGCCctcactccctctcacttcctTATTGGACGCTCGCTAATGTCTGTTCCAAATCCGCAGGTCACTGATGCCAGCATCAGTCGTCTGGAGCGCTATCAACGTGTGGAATGTATCAAACAACACTTTTGGAAGagatttaatattgaatacatCTCCAACTTACAGCAGAAAACAAAATGGCCTGCTTCCACGAATGGCGACATAGCGTTGGGATCGCTTGTCCTGATTAAGGATAAGGCACTGCCGCCGCTCTGCTGGTCGCTGGGGCGCGTCGCGAAGGTGTACCCTGGCAGCGACGGCGTCACGAGAGTCGCGGAGCTGAAGACGAAGAGAGGGACGATTCGGCGCGGCTTCAACAACATTTGCCCACTTCCTCTTTGA